The nucleotide sequence ATTCTCCAAAAAAGCTTCTGGTAAATGCTTCTGCTGTAAGTGGTGCACTGTGAACCAAAGATTTGCCTTCAAATATCAGGTCTAAGTTTTCAGGCTTTCCGTTAATTATGTTTACAGATCCATTCATAGGAGTTCCCTCACTTGAAATTCTTACTTCCTCCGCAAGTGATCGTGCATTAATGATTGATACTTCGTTTTGAATTTCTCCATCTACCACATCAAGTGATCCATTGAATAGTGGTAACGAATTAGTTTCACTTATATGACCATAGAGCTCTTGTTTACCCACATCAGTAGCGTCTGAATAAATACCCTGAACGATCGACATGTCTGTGTAATCAAACTGATTGGGGAGTTTCTCATTCCACACACCTGATGAAAGTAGAACCAAAGCAGTAACTGTACAAATCACAATAGTATCAATGAATGGCTCAAGTATAGCTACAAAGCCTTCCGAAACGGGCTCATGTCCCTTCGCTGCTGCATGGGCAATCGGCGCACTACCTTGACCAGCTTCATTGGAAAAAAGACCTCTTCCCACTCCTTTATTAAAAGCAAACGCAATAGATGCTCCTAAGAAACCACCTGTAGCAGCAGAACCCGAAAACAAGTCTGCGAAAATGGAGACGAATGATGGAACAATGTTTCCAATATTGTAGAAAATCACCGCAAAAGCTCCAATGAAGTATATCAATGCCATTGCAGGCACAAGTCTTGAGGTTACAGCAGCTATTCGCTTGATTCCTCCGATGATTACCAGACCTAATAAAACAGCTAGTACTCCTCCTACCAGCATTTCATCAAAACCAAAAGTAGCATTCAGAGAATCCGCTATACTATTTATCTGAGGTAAAGAACCTGTACCAAAAGAAGATAAGACTGTTGCTCCCGCAAAAATTGCAGCCAACCATCCCATATTCAATTTATTTTTCATGTAGTACATAGGTCCTCCAGCCATTGTACCATCAGCTGTCTTCTCTCTGTATTTATGTGATAAGGTGACTTCCACAAATTTTGTACACATACCCACTGCAGCTGTCATAAGCATCCAAAAAACAGCCGCTGGTCCTCCAATGTGAACTGCAAGCGCTACTCCTGCAATATTTCCCGTCCCAACGGTACCCGAAAGTGCAGTAGTTAGTGCCTGGAAATGGTTTGTGTCTCCTTCGTCATCTTCCTTATCAAATTTTCCTTTTACTACTTTAAAAGCAAATCTGAAATATCTTATCTGAGGAAACTTTAAGTAAATAGTGAAGAATAGCCCTGTTCCCAACAAAGCATATGGAAACCACATAGAGCTACCAATGTAGCTATCTATTAGAGAAAGAAAATCGTTAAGCTCTCGCATGAATTAATTTTTTCGGTTTTCTGAATCCGACAAAAATAGCCTTTTTAATGAATCACACTAATTTCAAAACAAGTCATTACGCAGCTTTTAGTTTAAGCGGAATATTTAGCCTCAAAAAGGTCAATTTCTGTATCTTTCTCCATAGAACACTATTAAAACTTAAAACCTAAACACACATGGAAGAAATGATTAATGATGCCTCTGAACATTCAGAGCAACTGATTGATCTTATATGGACCTGGGGTCCGAAAGTCGTTACCGCCATTTTAACTCTAATTATTGGCCTTTGGATCATCGGTGCTCTTGTTCGAACGTTTGGAAAAACATTGAATAAGCGAAATGTAGATCCTTCACTGAGTCCATTCTTAAAATCACTCCTAGGAGCTATACTAAAAATTATGCTTTTCATCTCTGTGATTGGCATGGTGGGTATTCAAGCAACAAGCTTTGTAGCTGTATTAGGAGCTGCTGGTTTAGCTGTAGGTTTTGCGCTACAGGGGACTCTTCAAAATTTTGCCGGTGGAGTTATTATCCTGTTATTGAAACCTTTCAAGGTGGGTGATTGGATTGACACAGGTAGTTACTCTGGAACTGTACATGCTATTCAAATTTTCAACACTTTCTTGAAGACTCCCGATAATAAAACAATCATTATTCCAAATGGAGGCTTAGCCAATTCAGCACTAACCAATTATTCAACAGAGCCCAGAAGAAGAGTTGATTTCACATTTGGTGTTGGTTATGGTGACAGTACTGATAAGACCAGGGAAACTCTTATGACATTGATAAATGCTGATGACAGAATTTTAAAAGATCCAGAACCCTTTATTGCGGTATCTGAACTAGCTGATAGCTCCGTGAATTTTGTGGTTCGAATTTGGGTAGAAGCTGCCGACTATTGGGGAGTTCACTTTGATATGAATGAGAAAGTATATAATAAGTTTAATGAGGTTGGGCTCAACATTCCCTTCCCTCAGATGGATGTTCATGTTCACAAATAGGGCTGATCAAAGTCAATGAAATAAAACACTAAAAGTCCGGTTTTCGAATCGGACTTTTTTATTTTTATACTAATGAGACAAAATATTTCTTCAGGAGCTCCATGGGAAGACCAAGTTGGATACTGCAGAGCAGTACGAGTTGGCAATACCATAGAAGTATCAGGGACTGCACCTGTGCGTGATGGTAAAACCATGGGTGACAATGCGTATGAACAAACCAAAGTATGTCTGGAAATCATAAAAGAAGCCATAGAAAAAGCTGGAGGGAAAATAGAGGATGTAGTGCGCACAAGAATGTTCGTTACCGATATATCTCAGTGGGTAGCTATTGGTAAAGCACACGGTGAAGTTTTCAAAAACATCAAACCTGCTACCACGATGGTTGAGGTGAACGCCTTGATTGAACCAGATATGTTTATTGAGATCGAAGCAACTGCTATACTTAGCTAATTATATCATAAATGAAACTTGCAGCTAGCTTAGCTGTACGCCCATCATCGTATTTTGGGTTCATCTCTGCTACATCAAAACTCACTACTTTTTCAGATTTTAGTATTTCACTCATCAGTGGTTTGATATGATGTGGAAGTATTCCGTATGGATTTACTGCACTTACTCCAGGAGCTACTCCCGATGAAAATACATCTAAATCAAGAGTAATTGCAATATGATCAACCTTATCCATGAAGTAACTAATCTTCGCTAACAAGTCATCTTTAGGTTCTTCCAATAATTCCTCCATTGTGATGTATGACTGGTTCTTATCACGCATTAAATCAAACATAGGAGCAATGTTGACAGCTTTATTTATCCCTATTGGCATGTACTGAAAATTTTCGCGTGTTTCTAGCAGTTGACGTGCCCAACTTCCCGAATGAGGACCTTGTGGATATGTTCTCAAATCAAAATGAGGATCAAAGTTGATCATGCCTATTTTTCTTTCTGGATGAGCATTTAACACACCCATTCCATGACCAAAACTTATTTCATGACCTCCACCAAGTATGATAGGAAAAGATCCGTTTCTCAATATACCCTCTACGTATCGAGCTAGTTCTTTTTGTGCATTCTCCAATTGATCTCCACTTACAATCACGTCCCCAACATCAGTTAAATCAACCTTATCATCGAAATGAACTGCTAAGTTCGCCATCGCCTTTCGAATAGCCTCTGGCCCTTCCACAGCTCCTGTTCTACCTTGATTCCGTTTAACCCCAACATCTGAACAAAGTCCTAAAAAGCAGAAACCTTGAGGAATTTGGGTATTCAGATCTCCAACATTCATCACTTGATGCCAGACATCTCTAGTAGATCCAGGGTCTTGTCTTCCCTTCCAAATTGTCTTATTACCTGGTTTATACATCTAAACTAAATTCCCATTTTTCCAAACCATATCAGGCTTTAACTTCCCTTGATTATAAAGTATCTCTTGATAATCGCCAATAGGAAAAGCTATCATATCAGCTATCATACCTTCAGCTATTCTCCCACGATCATTGAGTCCCAACGCTTTTGCCGCTCTGAAGGTGATCCCAGATAAAATCTCTGCTGTTGACAATTTTTCATATATCCCAAGTATTGATGCTTGAACTAGCAAATCTCCCATTGGACCTGAACCTGGATTCCAATCTGTAGAGATAGCAAGTGATGCTCCCGCATCTAGCAGTTTCCGTGCTGGAGTAAAATTCATTCCTAAACCAAGACTAGCCCCTGGCAGTGCAACAGCTACCGTTTCGGATTTTGCTAATAATTCCACCTCATTATCTGTACTTGCTTCTAGATGATCAGCACTTTTTGCTCCTAGTTCAACTGCGATTTTGCTCCCTCCTGTGTGAAATTGATCTGCATGTACCGTTAAATCAAATCCAAGATTCTTAGCTGCAAGCATATATTCTTTCGCTATTTCCATCGGGAAGGCTGACGGCTCTACAAAAATATCCACACGCCTAGTCAAATCCTTAGCTAGTAATTGTGGAAGCAGCTCACTTTCCAGGTACCTCAAAAATTCTTGCTTATCATCAAACTCTTTTGGGCAAACATGAGCTGCCAAGCAAGTAGAGATTAAGTCTGCCTTAACATCAAGCTTAGAATTTTTTATTACTTCTAAAATTTTGATTTCATTCTCTAGATCAAGTCCATACCCACTTTTTACTTCTATGGTAGTCACACCGTCCTTCAAGTGACGGTTTGCTCTCCGCATCAGTCCTTCCTTAAGTTCTTCAAAAGATGCACCCCTGGTTTTGGTTACAGAATCAAATATGCCACCTCCTTGTTCAAGGATTAGTTCATAGGATTCACCTGACATTCGAAGAGTATAATCACGTGCACGAGTTCCCCCCCATACTAGATGAGTATGGCAGTCTATCAAACCTGGCATTAAAACATGATCACCTTCAACTCGAATAAGTTCATCAGCTTCTGATTTTAACCGATCGAAATCGTCAACTTGCAAAATATTTTCTCCATCAATAATTACCCCTCCATTTTTTAAAATATCTAGCTTAGAGTCGCCTAAAGCTCCCTTTTCAGAAGTTGATGCGAGTGTGATGATCTCCTTGAATGGACCAATAAGTTTCGACATGGTACGAAAATTGAATTATGTTGAAATAGATATTAAAATTCAAAAGTGATATTTATTATTAAATACTGATGAATTTTAATTGAAGATTTCATGTCACATTATAAAAATTATAAATGTGCATGAAAAGTTACCACTTTTGTACATTGTATGACTAAACCACGATCCAAATGAAAAAGTATTACCTATCACTGATCTTAACCTGCGGTTTCTTATTATCAAGTGCCCAAATGGGAAGTTTCGCTTTATCCCTAGGACTACCTCAAAATGACTTCAAAGCAAATACAGATGCCACTGGATTTGGCGCAGATCTTTCCCTTGCATTCCCATTTCAAAAAGGAGTACCTGTCTATCTAGGGTTAGATTTTAACTACATGGTTTATGGTAGAAATGCCCAGGACGAAGACTTATTCGCAACGATCAACGATCAAAATGGAGCAGAGCTCGCCAGGCTTGACATCCCGCTAAGAATTGTCAACACAAATAGCATCTTCGGAACACATGCTTTTATAAGAGGCATTATCCCACTGGATATGATTCAGCCATACGGAGAAGTCCTTTTTGGCTTTCGGTATATATCAACCAATACAAAAATTCTTGATCGATCAAACGATAGAAGATGGGCAACAGAAGAAGATTCAGACGTAATTTCAAGAGAAACGGTATTGGACGATTGGATACTTAGCTATGGATTTGGTGGGGGGTTTCTTATAAAAGTTAGCTCTAATTTCTTTGTTGATCTCCGTGCCAATTTCTTTAAAGGTCAGCGAGCTCAATATTTTGACGGTAACGATACTGAATCTTGGGAGGTAACTTTTTCAGGCTCCAATTTTGATGAAGCGACTGTAACTGGAGATGACTTACAATTTGAGACACAACCCCGTGAATCAACCACTGATATGCTGGTAATCAAATTAGGAGTTGCCTTTAAAATCTAATAACCGTACTTATCCTTCCATCTTGTCCGAAGAAACTTTCTTAATTCTTCTTCGCGAGCATTTTGACCAGGATCGTAAAGTTTAGTTTGCGTGATTTCGTCCGGCAAAAATTCCATTTCTGCAAAATTCATTGGATGATCATGGGCGTATTTGTAGCCTTTGCCATAGCCTTGATCCTTCATGAGTTTTGTAGGCGAGTTTCTAATCGCCATTGGAACGGGTAAATCACCTGTCTTTTGTACCAATGCCTGGGCCTGATTGATTGCCATATAACTTGCATTACTTTTCGGAGAAGATGCGAGATATGTAACACACTGAGAGAGAATGATTCTAGATTCAGGGTATCCGATAAGGTTTACTGCTTGAAACGCGTTTGTGGCCATCACCAATGCCGTGGGGTTAGCGTTTCCAATATCTTCTGAAGCCAGAATGACCAGTCTTCGTGCAATAAACTTCACGTCTTCACCCCCTTCAATCATCCTTGCTAAGTA is from Marinobacter alexandrii and encodes:
- a CDS encoding AGCS family amino acid carrier protein, with amino-acid sequence MRELNDFLSLIDSYIGSSMWFPYALLGTGLFFTIYLKFPQIRYFRFAFKVVKGKFDKEDDEGDTNHFQALTTALSGTVGTGNIAGVALAVHIGGPAAVFWMLMTAAVGMCTKFVEVTLSHKYREKTADGTMAGGPMYYMKNKLNMGWLAAIFAGATVLSSFGTGSLPQINSIADSLNATFGFDEMLVGGVLAVLLGLVIIGGIKRIAAVTSRLVPAMALIYFIGAFAVIFYNIGNIVPSFVSIFADLFSGSAATGGFLGASIAFAFNKGVGRGLFSNEAGQGSAPIAHAAAKGHEPVSEGFVAILEPFIDTIVICTVTALVLLSSGVWNEKLPNQFDYTDMSIVQGIYSDATDVGKQELYGHISETNSLPLFNGSLDVVDGEIQNEVSIINARSLAEEVRISSEGTPMNGSVNIINGKPENLDLIFEGKSLVHSAPLTAEAFTRSFFGESGKYIVSIGLLMFAFSTAISWSYYGDRAMTYLFGPKSVKYYRLVYVVAFFVASFADTTIIWTLSGITIAVMTLPNLVGILMLRKDMKQTIAEFWDGFKKEYPDEKAPE
- a CDS encoding mechanosensitive ion channel domain-containing protein translates to MEEMINDASEHSEQLIDLIWTWGPKVVTAILTLIIGLWIIGALVRTFGKTLNKRNVDPSLSPFLKSLLGAILKIMLFISVIGMVGIQATSFVAVLGAAGLAVGFALQGTLQNFAGGVIILLLKPFKVGDWIDTGSYSGTVHAIQIFNTFLKTPDNKTIIIPNGGLANSALTNYSTEPRRRVDFTFGVGYGDSTDKTRETLMTLINADDRILKDPEPFIAVSELADSSVNFVVRIWVEAADYWGVHFDMNEKVYNKFNEVGLNIPFPQMDVHVHK
- a CDS encoding RidA family protein gives rise to the protein MRQNISSGAPWEDQVGYCRAVRVGNTIEVSGTAPVRDGKTMGDNAYEQTKVCLEIIKEAIEKAGGKIEDVVRTRMFVTDISQWVAIGKAHGEVFKNIKPATTMVEVNALIEPDMFIEIEATAILS
- the hutG gene encoding formimidoylglutamase; its protein translation is MYKPGNKTIWKGRQDPGSTRDVWHQVMNVGDLNTQIPQGFCFLGLCSDVGVKRNQGRTGAVEGPEAIRKAMANLAVHFDDKVDLTDVGDVIVSGDQLENAQKELARYVEGILRNGSFPIILGGGHEISFGHGMGVLNAHPERKIGMINFDPHFDLRTYPQGPHSGSWARQLLETRENFQYMPIGINKAVNIAPMFDLMRDKNQSYITMEELLEEPKDDLLAKISYFMDKVDHIAITLDLDVFSSGVAPGVSAVNPYGILPHHIKPLMSEILKSEKVVSFDVAEMNPKYDDGRTAKLAASFIYDIIS
- the hutI gene encoding imidazolonepropionase, which encodes MSKLIGPFKEIITLASTSEKGALGDSKLDILKNGGVIIDGENILQVDDFDRLKSEADELIRVEGDHVLMPGLIDCHTHLVWGGTRARDYTLRMSGESYELILEQGGGIFDSVTKTRGASFEELKEGLMRRANRHLKDGVTTIEVKSGYGLDLENEIKILEVIKNSKLDVKADLISTCLAAHVCPKEFDDKQEFLRYLESELLPQLLAKDLTRRVDIFVEPSAFPMEIAKEYMLAAKNLGFDLTVHADQFHTGGSKIAVELGAKSADHLEASTDNEVELLAKSETVAVALPGASLGLGMNFTPARKLLDAGASLAISTDWNPGSGPMGDLLVQASILGIYEKLSTAEILSGITFRAAKALGLNDRGRIAEGMIADMIAFPIGDYQEILYNQGKLKPDMVWKNGNLV